From the genome of Hymenobacter cellulosilyticus, one region includes:
- a CDS encoding DUF6702 family protein gives MTFNRMNLPSTFSGRWWLLAALLVVLSLPALAHAYHASIMEARYNAPKQQLEISLKVFTDDFEKALSVGQLKPISFEQTPRAQMTQLVTELLRKSLAFGTRPGETLPLQLIGFEKDHEAHWLYLVVKLPKPTNTLVLRHKLLLETFADQMNIVNLDAGGKKQSALFRDGNEEQKLVF, from the coding sequence ATGACTTTCAATCGGATGAACCTACCATCAACTTTCTCTGGCCGCTGGTGGCTCCTGGCAGCTTTGCTCGTAGTGCTGAGCTTGCCCGCCCTGGCCCACGCGTACCACGCCAGCATTATGGAAGCGCGCTACAATGCTCCAAAGCAGCAGCTGGAAATCAGCCTGAAAGTATTCACCGACGACTTCGAAAAAGCCTTGTCGGTGGGGCAGCTCAAGCCTATCAGTTTCGAGCAGACACCCCGGGCCCAGATGACGCAGCTTGTCACGGAGCTGCTGCGCAAGTCCCTGGCCTTTGGCACCCGCCCCGGCGAAACCCTGCCGCTGCAGCTAATCGGCTTCGAAAAGGACCACGAGGCGCACTGGCTCTATTTGGTTGTGAAGCTGCCTAAGCCCACCAACACCCTCGTGCTGCGCCACAAGCTGCTGCTGGAAACCTTTGCCGACCAAATGAACATCGTGAACCTCGACGCCGGCGGTAAAAAGCAAAGCGCCCTGTTCCGCGACGGCAACGAAGAGCAGAAGCTGGTGTTTTGA
- the rseP gene encoding RIP metalloprotease RseP, producing MEVLIMAGQMLLGLSILVGLHEFGHFAAAKYFKIRVDKFYIFFDFLFPMPGVMNFALFKKKIGETEYGLGWFPLGGYVAIHGMIDETQDAESLSAEPQPNEFRAKPAWQRLIVMLGGIIMNVITGIVIFSALTFIYGESYLPASEVRYGVVPNKLGEEMGFRTGDKIVKINGRPFTEFNEVYNTDVMLSSNGYYTVDRNGQLLDIPIPPGFMDRLAAKGQTAFVLPRNPFVVGQVVSGSGAAKGGLLTNDQITTVAGKPTQFFPELQAALLASAGKTVPVQVTRNGQAITLQIAVDEEGHIGFMPKSLLKDATRTYGLAASVPAGTKKAFGVITTQMKAFGQILSGNASFTKNIGGPVEIAQQYGGQWEWERFWTLTGMLSMVLAFMNLLPIPALDGGHVVFLLYEMIAGRKPSDAFMENAQKVGMVLILGLMAYVLVIKQVLKLF from the coding sequence TTGGAAGTATTAATCATGGCCGGCCAGATGTTGCTGGGCCTTTCTATTCTGGTGGGTTTGCACGAGTTCGGGCATTTCGCCGCCGCCAAGTACTTCAAGATTCGCGTCGATAAGTTCTACATCTTCTTCGACTTCCTGTTTCCGATGCCGGGCGTGATGAACTTCGCCCTGTTCAAGAAGAAAATCGGGGAGACGGAGTACGGCCTGGGCTGGTTTCCGCTGGGTGGCTACGTGGCCATTCACGGTATGATCGACGAAACCCAGGACGCCGAAAGCCTCTCGGCTGAGCCCCAGCCCAACGAGTTTCGGGCCAAGCCAGCCTGGCAGCGCCTGATTGTGATGCTGGGTGGCATCATCATGAACGTCATCACGGGCATCGTCATCTTCTCGGCCCTGACCTTCATTTACGGAGAAAGCTACCTGCCTGCTTCCGAAGTACGCTACGGCGTGGTGCCCAACAAGCTGGGCGAGGAAATGGGCTTCCGCACCGGCGACAAAATCGTTAAAATCAATGGCCGGCCCTTCACCGAGTTTAATGAGGTGTACAACACCGATGTAATGCTGAGCTCCAATGGCTACTATACCGTGGACCGCAACGGGCAGCTGCTGGATATCCCGATTCCTCCGGGCTTCATGGACCGCCTAGCCGCTAAGGGGCAGACCGCCTTTGTATTGCCCCGGAACCCTTTCGTGGTAGGACAGGTGGTTTCGGGCAGCGGGGCGGCCAAAGGTGGCCTGCTGACCAATGACCAGATAACTACTGTAGCAGGCAAACCGACCCAGTTTTTCCCCGAGCTTCAGGCTGCCTTACTAGCCAGTGCTGGCAAAACAGTGCCGGTGCAAGTGACGCGCAACGGGCAGGCTATTACGCTGCAGATTGCCGTGGATGAGGAAGGCCATATTGGCTTTATGCCCAAATCCCTACTGAAAGACGCTACTCGTACCTACGGCCTAGCCGCCTCAGTGCCCGCTGGTACCAAAAAAGCCTTCGGGGTAATAACGACGCAGATGAAAGCCTTTGGCCAGATTCTCAGTGGCAATGCCTCGTTCACCAAGAACATCGGCGGCCCCGTAGAAATTGCCCAGCAGTACGGCGGGCAGTGGGAGTGGGAGCGGTTCTGGACCCTGACGGGCATGCTGTCCATGGTGCTGGCCTTCATGAATCTGCTGCCGATTCCGGCCCTCGATGGCGGCCACGTGGTGTTCCTGCTCTATGAAATGATTGCCGGCCGCAAACCTTCCGACGCCTTTATGGAAAACGCCCAGAAAGTCGGCATGGTCCTGATTCTGGGCTTGATGGCCTACGTGCTGGTTATCAAGCAAGTGCTAAAGCTGTTCTAA
- a CDS encoding 1-deoxy-D-xylulose-5-phosphate reductoisomerase, producing MSSPLKRVTLLGSTGSIGTQALDVIRAHPGRFQVTTLSAHSNAELLIRQAQEFRPAVVVIGDEQKYEAVKTALAGQATEVLTGITALTEVAGRPDTDIVLTAMVGYSGLLPTVAAIRAGKDIALANKETLVVAGQLITRLVKEHGVGLYPVDSEHSAIFQCLVGEERNPIEKIILTASGGPFRGRTAEQLATVTKAQALKHPNWDMGAKITIDSASLMNKGLEVIEAKWLFGLNNDQIDVVVHPQSIIHSLVQFQDGSLKAQLGLPDMKLPIQYALGYPERLPSDFPRFSFLDYPDLTFEQPDRATFRNLPLAFEAMRQGGNAPCVLNAANEIAVAAFLRDEIGFLEMPSLVESCLTKVSYLAEPSLDDYVLTDQETRRVAHELVGRR from the coding sequence ATGTCCTCTCCTTTGAAACGCGTCACGTTGCTGGGTTCCACCGGCTCTATCGGCACCCAGGCTCTCGACGTTATCCGTGCTCATCCCGGCCGCTTTCAGGTCACTACGCTCTCGGCCCACTCCAACGCTGAGCTGCTGATCCGGCAAGCCCAGGAGTTTCGGCCGGCCGTAGTGGTTATCGGCGACGAGCAGAAGTACGAAGCCGTGAAAACTGCCCTGGCCGGGCAAGCCACCGAAGTGCTGACCGGCATTACGGCCCTGACCGAAGTAGCCGGCCGCCCCGACACCGACATCGTGCTGACGGCCATGGTGGGCTATTCGGGCCTGCTGCCCACGGTGGCTGCCATTCGGGCCGGCAAGGATATAGCCCTGGCTAATAAGGAAACCCTGGTCGTGGCCGGGCAGCTAATCACGCGCTTGGTAAAAGAGCACGGCGTGGGCCTCTACCCGGTTGACTCCGAGCACTCAGCTATTTTCCAGTGTCTGGTAGGGGAGGAGCGCAACCCGATTGAGAAAATCATCCTCACGGCTTCGGGCGGGCCGTTCCGGGGCCGCACGGCCGAGCAGCTGGCTACCGTTACCAAGGCTCAGGCTCTGAAGCACCCCAACTGGGACATGGGTGCCAAAATTACCATCGACTCGGCCTCGCTCATGAACAAGGGCCTGGAGGTTATTGAGGCCAAGTGGCTGTTCGGGCTCAACAATGACCAGATTGACGTGGTAGTGCACCCACAAAGCATCATTCACTCGCTGGTGCAGTTTCAGGACGGCTCCCTGAAGGCCCAGCTGGGCTTGCCAGACATGAAGCTGCCCATTCAGTATGCCCTGGGCTACCCCGAGCGGCTGCCCTCCGACTTTCCCCGCTTCTCCTTCCTGGATTACCCCGACCTCACCTTCGAGCAGCCCGACCGCGCCACGTTCCGCAACCTGCCCCTGGCGTTTGAGGCCATGCGGCAGGGCGGCAACGCGCCGTGCGTGCTCAACGCGGCCAACGAAATTGCCGTAGCCGCCTTTCTGCGCGACGAAATCGGGTTTCTCGAAATGCCGAGCCTGGTGGAAAGCTGCCTCACGAAGGTTTCGTACCTTGCCGAACCGTCGCTGGACGACTACGTGCTGACCGACCAGGAAACGCGCCGCGTGGCGCACGAACTGGTTGGCCGCCGGTGA
- a CDS encoding GH92 family glycosyl hydrolase codes for MLKTFFVLAACWLVVAGPVQAQSAPADLAQWVNPLMGTDSKPELSNGNTYPAIALPWGMNFWMPQTGKMGSGWAYQYSADKLRGFKQTHQPSPWMNDYGQFALMPITGQRVFDEDDRASWFSHKAEVAEPNYYRVYLADHDVVTEIAPTERAARFRFTFPQTDSAYVVIDALDKGSYVKVLPAQRKVVGYTTRNRGGVPKNFRNYFVLEFDHDFTSTALYQDKKLAGGTLEVTADHAGAVVGFKTRKGERVNARVASSFISPEQAELNLREIGDRDFDAVRQQGRAAWNKVLGRIELEGGTTDQRRTFYSCLYRSLLFPRKLYELDANGQVMHYSPFNGQVLPGYMYTDTGFWDTFRALFPFLNLLYPEVNTEIQQGLANDYRESGWLPEWASPGLRNVMVGNNSASVVADAYLKGIRGQDMNVLYEALTHGANNPGPLTAVGRAGIDYYKKLGYVPYDVKINENAARTLEYAYDDFTIYQLAKALNRPKKEINLYAKRSQNYRNLFDKQTGLMRGRNQDGTFQTPFNPFKWGDAFTEGNSWHYTWSVFHDVQGLIDLMGGKQKFVATLDTVFTLPPVFDESYYGEVIHEIREMQIANMGNYAHGNQPIQHMPYLYNYAGQPWKTQYWVREALTRLYQPTADGYCGDEDNGQTSAWYVFSALGFYPVCPATNQYVLGAPLFPKATLHLPSGKDVVLNAPRNSADNRYVNGLTLNGQEYDKNWLSHEELMQGAVLNFDMSPTPNKSRGTQASAAPYSFSPAKK; via the coding sequence ATGCTAAAAACGTTTTTCGTGCTGGCCGCCTGTTGGCTGGTAGTTGCGGGGCCGGTCCAGGCCCAGTCGGCCCCGGCCGACCTGGCGCAGTGGGTCAATCCACTGATGGGCACTGATTCTAAGCCCGAATTATCGAACGGCAACACTTACCCGGCCATAGCCCTGCCCTGGGGCATGAATTTCTGGATGCCCCAAACCGGTAAGATGGGCAGCGGCTGGGCTTACCAGTACTCGGCCGACAAGCTGCGGGGCTTTAAGCAAACCCACCAGCCCTCGCCCTGGATGAACGACTACGGGCAGTTTGCCCTGATGCCCATCACCGGCCAGCGCGTATTCGACGAGGATGACCGGGCCAGCTGGTTTTCGCACAAAGCCGAGGTAGCCGAGCCCAACTACTACCGCGTGTACCTGGCCGACCACGACGTGGTAACCGAAATTGCACCTACCGAGCGCGCGGCCCGCTTCCGCTTCACCTTCCCGCAGACCGACAGCGCCTACGTCGTGATTGATGCCCTCGATAAGGGCTCCTACGTGAAGGTGCTGCCTGCGCAACGCAAGGTTGTAGGCTATACTACCCGCAACCGGGGCGGTGTGCCAAAGAACTTCCGGAACTACTTCGTACTGGAATTTGACCACGATTTCACCAGCACGGCCCTCTACCAGGACAAGAAGCTGGCTGGCGGCACGCTGGAAGTAACGGCCGACCACGCCGGCGCCGTCGTCGGCTTCAAAACCCGCAAGGGCGAGCGGGTAAACGCCCGGGTAGCTTCTTCGTTTATCAGTCCCGAGCAGGCCGAGCTTAACCTGCGCGAAATTGGTGACCGGGACTTTGACGCCGTGCGCCAACAGGGCCGCGCCGCCTGGAACAAGGTGCTGGGCCGCATCGAGCTGGAGGGCGGCACCACCGACCAGCGCCGCACGTTTTACTCCTGCCTGTACCGCTCCCTGCTGTTCCCGCGCAAGCTCTACGAGCTGGATGCCAACGGGCAGGTAATGCACTACAGCCCCTTCAACGGGCAAGTGCTGCCGGGCTATATGTACACCGATACCGGCTTTTGGGACACGTTCCGGGCTTTGTTTCCCTTTCTCAACCTGCTGTATCCGGAAGTAAACACTGAAATTCAGCAAGGCCTGGCCAACGACTACCGGGAAAGCGGCTGGCTGCCCGAGTGGGCCAGTCCGGGCCTGCGCAACGTGATGGTGGGCAACAACTCGGCCTCGGTAGTGGCCGATGCTTACCTGAAAGGCATTCGGGGACAAGACATGAACGTGCTCTACGAAGCCCTAACCCACGGCGCCAACAACCCCGGTCCGCTGACAGCTGTGGGCCGCGCCGGTATTGACTATTACAAGAAGCTGGGCTACGTGCCCTACGACGTTAAAATCAACGAAAACGCGGCCCGTACCCTCGAATACGCCTACGACGACTTTACCATCTACCAGCTGGCCAAGGCGCTGAACCGGCCGAAAAAGGAAATCAACCTTTACGCCAAGCGCAGCCAGAACTACCGCAACCTGTTCGACAAGCAAACCGGCCTGATGCGGGGCCGCAACCAGGACGGCACTTTCCAGACGCCCTTCAACCCCTTCAAATGGGGTGACGCTTTCACCGAGGGCAACAGCTGGCACTACACCTGGTCGGTATTTCACGACGTGCAGGGCCTGATTGACCTGATGGGCGGCAAGCAAAAGTTTGTGGCTACGCTGGACACGGTCTTTACCCTGCCGCCGGTGTTTGACGAGTCGTATTACGGCGAGGTCATCCACGAAATCCGGGAGATGCAAATTGCCAATATGGGCAACTACGCCCACGGCAACCAGCCCATTCAGCACATGCCCTACCTCTACAACTACGCCGGCCAGCCCTGGAAAACCCAGTATTGGGTGCGCGAGGCCCTGACCCGCCTCTACCAGCCCACGGCCGACGGCTACTGCGGCGACGAGGACAACGGGCAAACTTCGGCCTGGTACGTGTTTTCGGCCCTGGGCTTCTACCCCGTATGCCCGGCTACCAATCAGTATGTGCTTGGCGCCCCGCTTTTTCCGAAGGCCACCCTGCACTTGCCTTCCGGCAAAGACGTGGTGCTGAACGCGCCCCGGAATTCGGCCGACAACCGCTACGTCAACGGACTTACGCTCAACGGGCAGGAATACGACAAGAACTGGCTCAGCCACGAGGAGCTTATGCAAGGCGCGGTACTCAACTTCGACATGAGCCCCACGCCCAACAAAAGCCGCGGCACCCAGGCTTCGGCCGCGCCGTACTCCTTCTCGCCGGCCAAAAAGTAA
- a CDS encoding 3-oxoacyl-ACP synthase, with protein sequence MGSLHELTKQTLYTLCEHYVQDRLNACLAAIQAAQESANSETKSSAGDKYETGRAMAQNERDRNLVQLQQARQLQGELQRIDPTKPCDTVRPGALVHTSLGWFFISISAGKLTAEGTDYFAVSAVAPVAAALSGKRVGEEAVFNGKRITITAIH encoded by the coding sequence ATGGGAAGCCTACACGAGCTAACAAAACAAACTCTCTACACGCTCTGCGAGCACTACGTCCAGGACCGCCTCAACGCTTGCCTAGCTGCTATTCAAGCTGCCCAGGAATCGGCCAACAGCGAAACCAAGAGCAGTGCCGGCGACAAGTACGAAACCGGCCGCGCCATGGCCCAGAACGAGCGGGACCGAAACCTGGTGCAGCTTCAGCAGGCCCGGCAGCTCCAGGGCGAGCTGCAGCGCATCGACCCCACCAAGCCCTGCGACACGGTGCGGCCCGGGGCCCTGGTCCATACCTCGCTGGGCTGGTTTTTTATCAGCATCAGCGCCGGTAAGCTCACCGCGGAGGGCACTGACTACTTTGCCGTGTCGGCCGTAGCACCCGTAGCCGCGGCCCTGAGCGGCAAACGGGTGGGGGAGGAAGCCGTGTTCAATGGCAAGCGGATTACAATAACCGCAATTCACTAG
- a CDS encoding SMI1/KNR4 family protein — protein sequence MSDPYFISGKLAALITPQQRQVQWFGAPGAPEAELNALEARLQIMLPPSYRAFLQASNGFGPLDRFIWRLKPSAEVDWLVKTEADLVEMWEIDVETVPSVPDEEYFIYGAEQNKIQVRGEYFRGLLMVSDWGDAGFLALNPDVQHQGEWEAWHFAHWIPGAARYRSFAELIKAHLAAYRAMKSGAK from the coding sequence TTGTCGGATCCATACTTTATCAGCGGGAAGCTAGCGGCTCTAATTACCCCGCAGCAGCGCCAGGTGCAGTGGTTTGGGGCTCCGGGCGCTCCGGAAGCAGAGCTGAATGCCTTGGAAGCAAGACTGCAAATAATGCTGCCGCCTTCCTACCGGGCGTTTCTGCAAGCTTCCAACGGTTTCGGCCCGCTTGACAGGTTTATCTGGCGCCTCAAGCCCAGCGCGGAAGTCGACTGGCTGGTGAAGACAGAGGCTGACCTGGTGGAAATGTGGGAGATTGATGTCGAAACGGTGCCCAGCGTGCCGGACGAGGAGTACTTCATCTACGGCGCCGAGCAAAATAAAATCCAGGTGCGTGGGGAGTACTTCCGGGGCTTGCTAATGGTATCAGACTGGGGCGACGCCGGGTTTCTGGCCCTCAATCCCGATGTGCAGCACCAGGGCGAGTGGGAGGCCTGGCACTTTGCCCACTGGATACCCGGCGCCGCGCGTTACCGCTCGTTTGCCGAGCTAATCAAGGCCCATTTGGCGGCTTATCGGGCTATGAAAAGTGGAGCTAAGTAA
- a CDS encoding OsmC family protein, with product MFLTGQLTKAGAQVKQIRTESKVTLDTSGEVPKVVKITLTTEGEVEGITQEEFQKQAENAKLHCPISALLSAVPEMELASATLK from the coding sequence ATGTTCCTGACCGGACAGCTGACCAAAGCCGGAGCCCAGGTTAAGCAGATTCGCACCGAGTCGAAAGTGACGCTCGACACCTCCGGCGAAGTGCCCAAGGTGGTTAAAATCACGCTGACCACCGAAGGCGAGGTGGAAGGCATCACCCAGGAAGAATTCCAGAAGCAGGCCGAAAACGCCAAGCTGCACTGCCCCATTTCGGCTTTGCTGAGCGCCGTGCCCGAAATGGAGCTGGCCTCAGCCACGCTGAAGTAA
- the dnaA gene encoding chromosomal replication initiator protein DnaA, with protein MLKDCRTVWANCLRVIKANIGEQSFRTWFEPIVPVQLHNNVLIIQVPSQFFYEWLEEHYVDVLKKGIYQELGPEGRLEYSIVVDQGNSQNKPRTVNIPTARKAAAPTQAASTAGAIAASALTGSARNVAAAAAAPDTSNTLRNPFEATKAIDRNYVKSQLNGTYSFENYVEGDCNRLARSAGLAVANKPGTTSFNPLMVYGGVGLGKTHLVQAIGNHIKATSPDKFVLYVSAEKFTNQFIESLRNNGVQDFANFYLLVDILILDDVQFLSGKDKTQEMFFHIFNHLHQAGKQIVMTSDRPPRDLNGLEDRLLSRFKWGLTADLQSPDFETRMAIIQNKMEQDGIDIPPQVVEYLAHSVNTNVRELEGVLISLVAQSSLNRREIDLEMAKQALRHIIEEVEAEVNLDFIQKTVAEYFGISLDLLKAKTRKKEVVTARQVAMYFAKEHTSHSLKSIGFHFGGRDHSTVIHSVQTVSDLIDSDKNFRNTIVDLRKKFAGK; from the coding sequence ATGCTGAAGGATTGCCGAACCGTATGGGCCAACTGTCTTCGCGTCATCAAGGCTAACATTGGTGAGCAGAGCTTCCGCACGTGGTTTGAGCCAATTGTGCCGGTGCAGCTCCACAATAACGTTTTGATCATCCAAGTGCCCAGCCAGTTTTTCTACGAATGGCTGGAGGAGCACTATGTCGATGTATTAAAGAAAGGCATCTACCAGGAGCTGGGGCCGGAAGGGCGGCTGGAGTACTCCATTGTGGTAGATCAGGGCAACAGTCAGAACAAGCCCCGCACGGTCAATATTCCCACGGCCCGCAAAGCTGCGGCTCCTACCCAGGCGGCTTCGACGGCCGGAGCCATTGCGGCTAGTGCCCTCACCGGCTCGGCCCGCAACGTGGCCGCCGCCGCTGCTGCCCCGGATACCAGTAATACCCTGCGCAACCCGTTCGAAGCCACCAAGGCCATTGACCGGAACTACGTGAAGTCGCAGCTGAACGGTACGTACTCGTTTGAGAACTACGTGGAGGGCGACTGTAACCGCCTGGCCCGCTCAGCCGGCCTCGCCGTGGCCAACAAGCCCGGCACGACCTCCTTCAACCCGCTGATGGTATACGGTGGCGTGGGGTTGGGCAAAACGCACCTGGTGCAGGCCATTGGCAACCATATCAAGGCCACCTCGCCCGACAAGTTCGTGCTCTACGTCTCGGCCGAGAAGTTCACGAACCAGTTTATCGAAAGCCTGCGCAACAACGGGGTGCAGGACTTTGCCAACTTCTACCTGCTGGTTGATATCCTGATTCTGGACGACGTGCAGTTCCTCTCGGGCAAGGACAAAACCCAGGAGATGTTCTTTCATATCTTCAACCACCTGCACCAGGCCGGCAAGCAGATCGTGATGACCTCCGATAGGCCACCCCGCGACCTGAATGGCTTGGAAGACCGACTTCTGTCGCGCTTTAAGTGGGGCCTGACGGCTGACTTGCAGAGCCCCGACTTCGAGACCCGCATGGCCATCATCCAGAACAAGATGGAGCAGGACGGCATCGACATTCCGCCCCAGGTGGTGGAATACCTGGCCCACTCGGTTAATACCAACGTGCGGGAGCTGGAAGGCGTGCTGATCTCGCTGGTGGCCCAGAGTAGCCTGAACCGCCGGGAAATTGATCTGGAAATGGCCAAGCAGGCCCTACGCCACATCATTGAGGAAGTGGAGGCCGAGGTGAACCTGGACTTCATTCAGAAGACCGTGGCCGAGTACTTTGGCATTTCCCTGGATTTGCTCAAGGCCAAAACCCGCAAGAAGGAAGTCGTGACGGCGCGGCAGGTGGCCATGTACTTTGCCAAGGAGCACACCAGCCACTCGCTCAAAAGCATCGGTTTCCATTTCGGCGGCCGCGACCATAGCACCGTCATCCACTCCGTCCAGACCGTTTCGGACCTGATTGACAGCGACAAAAACTTCCGCAACACGATAGTGGACCTGCGCAAGAAGTTTGCGGGCAAGTAG
- a CDS encoding bifunctional metallophosphatase/5'-nucleotidase, with product MGLSLPAVGRDTKNVRLTILHTNDMHSRIEPFPDNSAQWAGMGGMARRASLIEQIRKQEPNVLLLDSGDIWQGTPYFNFFNGELEYKLMTQMAYDASTLGNHDFDNGLEGLKKQLPNAGFPFLIANYDFSQTILAGQFKPYKVFEKAGMRIGVFGIGIEMQGLISDRNIGGTKYLDPVAVSQTMVATLRGAERCDMVICLSHLGYKYESAKIDDHKLAAQVPGIDLILGGHTHTFLEKPDVIEGAAGRSTLINQVGWSGIHLGRLDYSFEHGTKRLAVASSAVVPVTTA from the coding sequence ATGGGCCTGAGTTTGCCCGCGGTAGGCCGCGATACCAAAAACGTGCGCCTGACCATTCTGCACACCAACGACATGCATTCGCGCATTGAGCCTTTTCCGGACAACAGCGCGCAGTGGGCCGGCATGGGTGGTATGGCCCGGCGCGCCAGCCTCATTGAGCAGATTCGTAAGCAGGAGCCCAACGTGCTGCTGCTCGACTCGGGCGACATCTGGCAGGGTACGCCCTACTTCAACTTCTTCAACGGGGAGCTGGAGTACAAGCTGATGACGCAGATGGCCTACGACGCCAGTACCCTGGGCAACCACGACTTCGACAACGGCCTGGAAGGGCTGAAAAAGCAGCTGCCCAACGCCGGCTTTCCCTTCCTGATTGCCAACTACGACTTCTCCCAGACCATTCTGGCCGGGCAGTTCAAGCCATATAAGGTGTTCGAAAAGGCCGGCATGCGCATTGGTGTGTTCGGTATCGGCATTGAAATGCAGGGCCTGATTTCGGACCGCAACATCGGCGGCACCAAGTACCTCGACCCGGTGGCTGTGTCGCAGACCATGGTGGCCACGCTGCGCGGTGCCGAGCGGTGCGACATGGTGATTTGCCTTTCCCACCTGGGCTACAAGTACGAAAGCGCCAAAATCGACGACCACAAGCTAGCCGCTCAGGTGCCCGGCATCGACCTGATTTTGGGTGGGCACACGCACACGTTCCTGGAAAAGCCCGACGTAATAGAAGGCGCTGCCGGCCGTAGTACGCTGATTAATCAGGTCGGCTGGTCCGGCATTCACCTGGGCCGCCTCGACTATTCCTTCGAGCACGGGACCAAACGCCTAGCCGTGGCCAGCTCAGCCGTAGTACCTGTGACGACGGCGTGA
- a CDS encoding 5'-nucleotidase C-terminal domain-containing protein gives MSFFRSNVSALSFLLAASLTFGCQRGVYQAKPALGSVTAQPVSKTQPEDPKAAATIEPYKQRVTQQMTEVLGVAPVAITKNNGESPLANLVADVQRERATQALGQPIDVGVMTNGGLRAALPAGPVTMGSIFELMPFENELVVLDTPGPVMQEMLNYAARIKMALSNVTYTVGADGKAANVLIGGKPFDPSRTYTIAISDYLAGGGDQMVFFKAIKPRSTGVLLRTAIVDHIRSLTKQGKPLEAKVEGRVKVM, from the coding sequence ATGTCCTTTTTCCGTTCCAACGTCTCGGCGCTGAGTTTCCTGCTGGCGGCCTCGCTCACCTTCGGCTGTCAGCGCGGCGTGTATCAGGCTAAGCCGGCTCTGGGTTCCGTAACGGCTCAGCCCGTTAGTAAGACCCAGCCCGAAGACCCCAAGGCCGCTGCTACCATCGAGCCCTACAAGCAGCGCGTTACGCAGCAGATGACCGAAGTGCTGGGCGTGGCTCCAGTGGCTATTACCAAGAACAACGGGGAGTCGCCGCTGGCTAACCTTGTGGCCGACGTGCAGCGGGAACGGGCCACCCAGGCCCTGGGCCAGCCCATCGACGTGGGCGTGATGACCAACGGCGGCCTGCGCGCCGCCTTGCCCGCCGGTCCCGTTACCATGGGCTCCATCTTCGAGCTGATGCCTTTCGAAAACGAGCTAGTGGTACTTGATACGCCCGGCCCGGTAATGCAGGAAATGCTCAACTATGCGGCCCGCATTAAAATGGCGCTGTCGAACGTGACCTACACCGTGGGTGCCGACGGGAAGGCTGCCAATGTGCTTATCGGCGGCAAGCCCTTCGACCCGAGCCGCACCTACACCATCGCCATTTCCGACTACCTGGCCGGCGGCGGCGACCAGATGGTGTTCTTCAAGGCTATCAAGCCCCGTAGTACTGGCGTGCTGCTGCGCACAGCCATTGTGGACCACATCCGCAGCCTCACCAAGCAAGGCAAGCCGCTGGAAGCCAAAGTTGAAGGCAGAGTGAAAGTAATGTGA